The proteins below come from a single Asanoa ferruginea genomic window:
- a CDS encoding amidase — protein sequence MPETVPSWVGATARQIARAVRRGDTTATRVVADHLDHIAAADPVVSAFRTIRAGAAIVEAEEVDVLEDLSSLPLAGVPVAIKENTAIAGAPIWNGSAAARAPVAAEDHEVVRRLRGAGAVAVGITRMPELALFAMTDDETAVTRNPWRTDRTPGGSSGGAAAAVASGMVPVAHGTDGLGSVRIPAACCGLVGLKPGRDVVPRELGADGWFGLSEHGVFATSVSDAALVFAVLAGRRPEKLVEPARLRFAVSTRSPVAGIRPDAPNRDAITTASKLLVNAGHDVAGIDPVYPMSLGLKGMAHWFAAAASDADFDALDRGTLQPRTRRHAALGDWVTRRGYVRQDDRDAWRQRSVDFFTDHGVDVLITPALAAAPPAAERWSARSWRANAMTSLRYAPYAAPWNLAGLPALVVPVGIRPDGLPLGVQLVGPPGSEMLLLAVAGQFEIAAPWPRHATSWPRVGDPAGTP from the coding sequence GTGCCAGAGACTGTGCCGAGCTGGGTCGGCGCGACCGCGCGCCAGATCGCGCGCGCCGTGCGTCGTGGTGACACCACCGCCACGCGCGTCGTCGCCGATCATCTCGACCACATCGCCGCCGCCGACCCGGTCGTGTCCGCGTTCCGGACCATCCGGGCCGGCGCGGCGATCGTCGAGGCCGAAGAGGTCGACGTCCTGGAAGACCTGTCCAGCCTCCCGCTGGCCGGCGTCCCGGTGGCGATCAAGGAGAACACCGCCATCGCCGGCGCGCCGATCTGGAACGGCTCGGCCGCCGCCCGGGCGCCGGTCGCGGCCGAAGACCACGAGGTGGTCCGCCGGCTGCGCGGTGCCGGTGCGGTCGCCGTCGGCATCACCCGGATGCCGGAGCTGGCGCTGTTCGCGATGACCGACGACGAGACCGCCGTGACCCGCAACCCGTGGCGCACCGACCGCACCCCGGGCGGCTCGTCGGGCGGTGCGGCAGCCGCGGTCGCCAGCGGCATGGTGCCCGTCGCGCACGGCACCGACGGCCTGGGCTCGGTGCGCATCCCGGCGGCGTGCTGCGGGTTGGTCGGGCTCAAGCCCGGCCGCGACGTGGTGCCCCGCGAGCTGGGCGCCGACGGCTGGTTCGGGCTCAGCGAGCACGGCGTGTTCGCCACCAGCGTGTCCGACGCCGCGCTGGTCTTCGCGGTGCTCGCCGGTCGCCGCCCGGAGAAGCTGGTCGAGCCGGCCCGGCTGCGGTTCGCGGTGTCGACCCGCTCCCCGGTGGCCGGCATCCGCCCCGACGCGCCCAACCGGGATGCGATCACTACGGCGTCGAAGCTGCTGGTCAACGCCGGGCATGACGTCGCCGGCATCGACCCGGTCTATCCGATGTCGCTGGGCCTCAAGGGGATGGCGCACTGGTTCGCCGCGGCCGCGAGCGACGCCGACTTCGACGCGCTCGACCGGGGCACGCTCCAGCCGCGCACGCGCCGGCACGCCGCGCTCGGTGACTGGGTCACCCGCCGCGGCTACGTGCGCCAGGATGACCGCGACGCCTGGCGCCAGCGCTCCGTCGACTTCTTCACCGACCACGGCGTCGACGTGCTGATCACCCCCGCGTTGGCGGCGGCACCGCCGGCGGCCGAGCGGTGGTCGGCGCGCTCCTGGCGGGCCAACGCGATGACCAGCCTGCGCTACGCGCCCTACGCCGCGCCGTGGAACCTGGCCGGCCTGCCCGCGCTGGTCGTGCCGGTCGGCATCCGCCCCGACGGCCTGCCGCTGGGCGTGCAGCTCGTCGGCCCGCCCGGCAGCGAGATGCTGCTGCTCGCCGTCGCCGGCCAGTTCGAAATTGCCGCGCCCTGGCCCCGGCACGCCACCTCCTGGCCGCGGGTCGGTGACCCCGCCGGCACCCCCTGA
- a CDS encoding cystathionine gamma-synthase, whose product MTYGFETLAIHAGQDPEARTGSVVPPIFQTSTYAQDGVGVPREGYEYSRSSNPTRDALQECLRALEGGRRGLAFASGLAAEDTLLRTVCQPGDHVVIPDDAYGGTFRLFSKVAERWGLSWTAASIHHIDTMRAAIRPGQTKVIWIETPSNPLLGINDIAATAALARDAGALLVVDNTFASPYLQQPLSLGADVVVHSTTKYIGGHSDVVGGALIVSDDELGERLAYNQNAMGSVNGPFDAWLTLRGIRTLGVRMDRHCDNAERVVDYLRQHKAVAEVLYPGMASHPGHETAAKQMKRFGGMVSFRAAGGEEAAVRICESTKLFILAESLGGVESLIEHPGRMTHLSAAGSPLEVPADLVRLSVGIETADDLLADLERALG is encoded by the coding sequence ATGACCTACGGTTTCGAGACGCTCGCCATCCACGCCGGCCAGGATCCGGAGGCGCGCACCGGGTCGGTCGTGCCACCGATCTTCCAGACCAGCACGTATGCCCAGGACGGCGTCGGTGTGCCCCGCGAGGGCTATGAATACAGCCGCTCCAGCAACCCCACCCGCGACGCCCTCCAGGAGTGCCTGCGCGCGCTCGAGGGTGGCCGCCGCGGCCTGGCGTTCGCGAGCGGGCTCGCGGCCGAAGACACCCTGCTGCGCACCGTCTGCCAGCCGGGCGACCACGTGGTGATCCCGGACGACGCGTACGGCGGCACGTTCCGGCTCTTCTCGAAGGTGGCCGAGCGCTGGGGGCTGTCCTGGACCGCCGCGAGCATCCACCACATCGACACGATGCGGGCCGCGATCCGGCCGGGTCAGACGAAGGTCATCTGGATCGAGACGCCGTCGAACCCGCTGCTCGGCATCAACGACATCGCCGCCACCGCCGCGCTGGCCCGCGACGCCGGCGCGCTGCTGGTCGTCGACAACACGTTCGCGTCGCCCTACCTCCAGCAGCCGCTGAGCCTGGGCGCCGACGTGGTGGTTCATTCGACGACGAAATACATCGGCGGGCACTCCGATGTGGTCGGCGGCGCGCTGATCGTCTCCGACGACGAGCTCGGTGAGCGGCTCGCCTACAACCAGAATGCGATGGGTTCGGTCAACGGGCCGTTCGATGCCTGGCTGACGCTGCGGGGCATCCGGACGCTCGGCGTGCGGATGGATCGGCACTGCGACAACGCCGAGCGGGTGGTCGACTACCTGCGTCAGCACAAGGCGGTCGCCGAGGTGCTCTACCCGGGCATGGCCAGCCACCCGGGGCACGAGACGGCCGCCAAGCAGATGAAGCGGTTCGGCGGGATGGTCTCGTTCCGCGCCGCCGGCGGCGAAGAGGCGGCCGTACGCATCTGCGAGAGCACGAAGCTGTTCATCCTGGCCGAGTCGCTGGGCGGGGTCGAGTCCTTGATCGAGCACCCCGGCCGGATGACGCACCTCAGCGCGGCCGGGTCCCCGCTTGAAGTTCCAGCGGATCTTGTGCGACTGTCGGTCGGCATCGAAACCGCTGACGATCTGTTGGCCGACCTGGAGCGCGCGCTCGGCTGA
- a CDS encoding HIT family protein, producing the protein MADCVFCGIVAGEVPAFGVGSTDDCVAFLDTRPVFKGHTLVIPRQHLVVLSDLPASALPGYFGFVQAVDRAVQSALEAGGSFVAINNRVSQSVAHLHTHVVPRTKGDGLRGFFWPRTKYASDDEARDYAKRVGAAL; encoded by the coding sequence GTGGCGGACTGCGTGTTCTGTGGCATCGTGGCGGGTGAGGTGCCCGCGTTCGGGGTCGGATCGACCGACGATTGCGTAGCGTTCCTCGACACCCGGCCGGTGTTCAAAGGCCACACGCTGGTCATACCCCGTCAGCATTTAGTGGTTTTGTCTGATTTGCCAGCTTCTGCTTTGCCGGGTTATTTCGGATTCGTGCAGGCCGTCGACCGCGCCGTGCAGTCCGCGCTCGAAGCCGGCGGCTCGTTCGTGGCGATCAACAACCGGGTGTCACAGTCGGTGGCGCACCTGCACACGCATGTCGTGCCGCGTACCAAGGGTGACGGTTTGCGCGGTTTCTTCTGGCCACGGACCAAATACGCGTCCGACGACGAGGCCCGGGACTACGCCAAACGTGTCGGTGCCGCGCTGTAG
- a CDS encoding NAD-dependent epimerase/dehydratase family protein — translation MTTRVVVTGGSGKLGRAVVRELIEHGYEVHNIDRVPSPDPVAPFTRIDLGDYGQVVEALAGIEDRYASIDAVVHLGAIPAPGLTANAATFTHNITATHHVFAAARAAGITNVVWASSETLLGLPFGEVPPPYLPVDEEYPARPQSSYALAKHLEEQMAAQFCRWNPALKMIGLRFSNVMEPADYAAFPSYAADPLLRSWNAWSYIDARDGAQAVRLSLELDATGMDIFIIANADSVMPQKSADLAAEVFPDIPVTRDVGDHGTFLSIEKARRVLGYEPRHTWR, via the coding sequence ATGACAACACGCGTCGTCGTCACCGGCGGCAGCGGCAAACTGGGCCGCGCCGTCGTGCGAGAACTGATCGAGCACGGCTACGAGGTGCACAACATCGACCGGGTGCCGTCGCCTGATCCGGTGGCCCCGTTCACCCGCATCGACCTGGGCGACTACGGGCAGGTCGTCGAGGCGCTGGCCGGCATCGAAGACCGCTACGCGTCGATCGACGCGGTCGTCCACCTGGGCGCGATCCCGGCCCCGGGCCTCACCGCCAACGCGGCGACGTTCACCCACAACATCACCGCGACACACCACGTCTTCGCCGCGGCCCGGGCGGCCGGGATCACCAACGTCGTGTGGGCGAGCAGCGAGACACTGCTGGGCCTGCCGTTCGGCGAGGTCCCGCCGCCCTACCTGCCGGTCGACGAGGAATACCCGGCGCGCCCGCAGTCGTCCTACGCGCTGGCGAAGCATCTGGAAGAACAGATGGCGGCGCAGTTCTGCCGGTGGAACCCCGCGCTGAAGATGATCGGCCTGCGGTTCTCCAACGTGATGGAGCCGGCGGACTATGCGGCGTTCCCGTCCTACGCGGCGGACCCGCTGCTAAGAAGCTGGAACGCCTGGTCCTACATCGACGCCCGCGACGGCGCCCAGGCGGTGCGGTTGTCACTTGAGCTCGACGCGACCGGCATGGACATCTTCATCATCGCCAACGCCGACTCGGTGATGCCGCAGAAGTCGGCCGACCTGGCGGCGGAGGTCTTCCCCGACATCCCGGTCACCCGCGACGTCGGCGACCACGGCACGTTCCTGTCGATCGAAAAGGCCCGCCGGGTGCTCGGCTACGAACCCCGACACACCTGGCGCTGA
- a CDS encoding DUF899 family protein: MSSDARPPIVDLATWQAARDELLVREKAHTREGDALAAARRRLPMVEFDGTVEVVGPDGPVPFLSLFQGHDELVVYKHMWYDDTPHQGQCEGCTFTAWNLKDASYLNARGVSFAFLTTGVWPEVADFVGFMGYTLPWYSVRDVPEPIGGEMGYLTSYLRDGDRAFLTYRTTGRGNEPINGSFGLLDRTVYGRGEAWEDNPEGWPEGQHACWYWRTDADGNSTWGETGRPTAEWTRPGAGPVTTLGRHGPHH, encoded by the coding sequence ATGAGCAGCGACGCGCGCCCGCCCATCGTCGACCTGGCCACCTGGCAGGCCGCTCGCGACGAGCTGCTGGTCCGGGAGAAGGCGCACACCCGCGAAGGCGACGCCCTCGCCGCGGCGCGTCGCCGGCTGCCGATGGTCGAGTTCGACGGCACGGTCGAGGTGGTCGGGCCCGACGGTCCGGTGCCGTTCCTGAGCCTGTTCCAGGGCCACGACGAGCTCGTCGTCTACAAGCACATGTGGTATGACGACACACCCCACCAGGGCCAGTGCGAGGGCTGCACCTTCACGGCGTGGAACCTGAAGGACGCTTCCTACCTCAACGCCCGCGGGGTCTCGTTCGCCTTCCTGACCACCGGCGTGTGGCCGGAGGTGGCCGACTTCGTCGGCTTCATGGGCTACACCCTGCCCTGGTATTCGGTGCGCGACGTCCCGGAGCCGATCGGTGGCGAGATGGGCTACCTCACCAGCTACTTGCGCGACGGCGACCGCGCGTTTCTGACCTACCGCACCACAGGCCGCGGCAACGAGCCGATCAACGGGTCCTTCGGCCTGCTGGATCGGACCGTCTACGGCCGCGGCGAAGCCTGGGAAGACAACCCGGAGGGCTGGCCCGAGGGCCAGCACGCCTGTTGGTATTGGCGCACCGACGCCGACGGCAACTCGACCTGGGGTGAAACCGGTCGCCCGACGGCCGAGTGGACCCGCCCGGGCGCGGGCCCGGTGACGACCCTCGGGCGGCACGGGCCCCACCACTGA